The following are encoded together in the Ovis aries strain OAR_USU_Benz2616 breed Rambouillet chromosome 15, ARS-UI_Ramb_v3.0, whole genome shotgun sequence genome:
- the SESN3 gene encoding sestrin-3 isoform X3, with translation MSLHTQYLESFLRSQFYMLRMDGPLPLPHRHYIAIMAAARHQCSYLINMHVDEFLKTGGIAEWLNGLQYVPQRLKNLNEINKLLAHRPWLITKEHIQKLVKTGENNWSLPELVHAVVLLAHYHALASFVFGSGINPERDPEISNGFRLIPVNNFCVCDLANDNNIENASLTGSNFGIVDSLSELEALMERMKRLQEEREDEEASQEEMTTRFEKEKKESLFVVSGDTFHSFPHSDFEDDMIITSDVSRYIEDPGFGYEDFARRGEEHLPTFRAQDYTWENHGFSLVNRLYSDIGHLLDEKFRMVYNLTYNTMATHEDVDTTMLRRALFNYVHCMFGIRYDDYDYGEVNQLLERSLKVYIKTVTCYPERTTKRMYDSYWRQFKHSEKVHVNLLLMEARMQAELLYALRAITRHLT, from the exons ATGAGCCTGCACACGCAGTACCTGGAGTCCTTCCTGAGGAGCCAGTTCTACATGCTGCGCATGGACGGCCCCCTTCCTCTACCGCACCGGCACTACATCGCCATCATG GCTGCAGCTAGACATCAGTGTTCTTACTTAATAAACATGCATGTGGATGAATTTTTAAAGACAGGAGGTATTGCTGAATGGTTGAATGGTTTGCAATATGTACCACAAAGACTGAAAAATCTTAATGAAATAAACAAGCTGTTAGCACACCGACCCTGGCTGATCACAAAAGAGCACATTCAG AAACTTGtcaaaactggagaaaataattGGTCTCTGCCTGAACTGGTACATGCTGTGGTCCTACTGGCTCATTATCATGCTTTGGCAAGCTTTGTTTTTGGTAGTGGCATCAATCCAGAAAGAGATCCAGAAATCTCCAATGGATTCAGGCTAATACCAGTCAACAACTTCTGTGTGTGTGATCTCGCTAATGACAACAACATAGAGAATGCATCCCTTACAGGCAGCAACTTCGGG ATTGTCGATTCTCTAAGTGAGCTAGAGGCCTTaatggaaagaatgaaaaggcttcaagaagaaagggaagatgaAGAGGCGTCTCAGGAAGAAATGACCACTCGctttgagaaagagaagaaagaaagtctTTTTGTGGTCTCTGGAGAtacttttcattcatttcctcattcag ATTTTGAGGATGACATGATTATAACATCTGATGTCTCCCGATATATTGAAGACCCTGGTTTTGGATATGAAGACTTTGCCAGACGAGGGGAGGAACATTTGCCAACATTCCGAGCTCAG GACTATACCTGGGAAAATCACGGGTTCTCCCTGGTGAACAGACTTTATTCTGATATTGGACATCTTCTTGACGAGAAGTTCCGCATGGTCTACAATCTCACCTATAACACTATGGCCACCCATGAGGATGTTGACACAACCATGCTGCGCAGAGCTTTATTTAACTACGTTCACTGTATGTTTGGAATCAG GTATGATGACTATGATTATGGAGAAGTTAATCAATTACTTGAACGAAGCCTGAAGGTTTACATTAAGACAGTGACCTGCTATCCTGAGAGGACTACCAAGCGCATGTATGATAGTTACTGGCGTCAGTTCAAACACTCAGAAAAG